In Juglans regia cultivar Chandler chromosome 13, Walnut 2.0, whole genome shotgun sequence, the DNA window TGATATGTAACATATTAATGGCTACCATTTAAGTgattaacatataaaattatgaaaaattctaaacataagtctCACACCTTGCACAcctacttaaaaacatgtgattttacttttttatcttcatatttcatattgaattcaatatgaaatatgaagataaaaaagtaaaatcacatatttttaagtaggtgtgcagagtgtgagacttctgtgtagcacaactctAAAATTATTCGAAATATGTCGTTTCAACAAATATAATCTGAAACGATATATCTGTAATGAAGAGTAGCATTAATTTTTCAGCAATTACTTGAATTCGCATGGAATTCTAGTCACACGGGCAAAAAATGAGATTCTTAATTTAGCACTGGTGTTTGGTTAAGAgaagttttaataatatttcagaattttaaagtctttttaaGATGCagtatttattggattttgtggAGATAAATaggaaaatttgaatttttttttttaaaaacatgttttgcATTAAGGTTAGTAAAACTAAATAGATAGAGTTCAAAAGTTGattgaacatattttttttaagatagttcttatttgagtttttgtataaattattttggtttttgtatTTATGACTTTGcagcaaataaatgaaaagttaaagactaatttttttaaaaaaagattgaaagacATTGgattatatttgattttcttttccaaaaatttatgaaaaaaatacccTTAACCAAATAGGGCCCCAGTCACTGTTGACTGCGTAGAGCAGGACTGGGGCCCCTTGATCCTGCCCCCCGCCCCCCATGGGTGAGTGCCTCGTCCAGATTGCCAGGAGGTAGATTAGCCCCCTCATTTTGTCGCCACCCCATCCAATGCCCAAGAccacatttttcttaaaaaaaaatcacataaagtTACAAATCAGATagaaaaccaaaaccaacaaagaattacaaatcatatatgataaaaaattctaacattttttataaagttacAAAACTATCTATGCACAAACTCGCGAGCCACGACCGCGGTCATGGGTCTTACAGATCTGTGTAAAAATCTTCAGAGATCTATGGGCAGATCTATATGTGCCATGGTTGCGGTCGTCGGTCATTAAACTCAAAGACCCGTCACTAGGAGTCCTAAGGctgagcaaaaattcaaaaatctgaCTCCGCACTAACTCCGATAAGTCGGAGTCGGAGACGgaatttttttaaccaaaaaagtcggagtcggaagtGGCGATGGACTCTGAtactatacatattttataaaaatatatgtattttttatatattaatcatatatattttatttaactataacttatatagttaattaaattcaataatatattagtatgagcaaattattataaactaatatgtttataatataatataaataaactaaattcactaataatagcttagtatatgtaaacaccatactattaactattactaccttgtaacactaatgtataatcacatttaatactaatgtattatgtataaacacaaatatataaatttaaaataacatgtaatactaatatatagtaactaaagtataataacatgtactagtaatgtataataatcaatgtataataacatataatactaatgtataaacattaatgtaaaataaattaatttgtacaatgatttatttaaaaaaaaaaaaaactcaaatatggAAACTCAAATCCAATTAGTGAGAGCCCAAGattgtcaaattgaaatttcaaataggctacaaaaaaaaacccaataaaaaagcTCAAATCCGACTccactccgacaagtcggatcGAAGGCTATGTGAATCGAAATTAGAGTCAGAGGttggattcgacctccgacaaagttgGAGTCAGAGGTAGTACCCTCCAACTTCGACATTGTCGGTGCTCAACCCTACCCGTCACGGTGTCACCCATTGTCACAAACGCTAGCCGTTACCCACAACAACGAACAGAAGTACTCTACTGACTTAGAGGCGGAGAAAaagaagggaagagagaaaaaaagagaaatgagagagaagtcGAGGATGGTGGGCCGTGGCCATTGGCATTGAGGCCAGCTTGGGCCCCATCCCCTCATGGCTTCACCATGTGGGCAGATGCCCTGCAACCCGCATTTGACAGGCAGGCGGCCGCGCCTGCACCCCAGCTAGGCAAGGGCAAGATCAGGGGGGCGAACGGACTGGCGGCGGGCCTTACTGCCCAACCCTAATGCCTCTGCCGCATTTCTCACAATATTGTCAACCTAGTGAGTTGTACAGGAAAACTACAATATCTTATCAGCAAGCCAGTTACTACATTACCACAGTGAATTCAGCCAAGTATGAAGCTTTCACATTAAACTTACATTAACAAAAAAAGGCAAAGGACATGTCAACATTTCTTCTCGATTAAAATATATCTCAGAATACAACTGTATTCATCTCTTCAAAAATCTAGCGGTACTGTCGATGTTAGAagtaaatatctttaaaaaacaaaacaaaaggatgtgaagagagatgaaatgaaacatgAAAACGAAATCCATAATTTCAAACTGGACCATACCAAATCAGACCATCATGCAGTATTCCTTCAACTACTTTTAGTTCTTTATATCCCATTGGGATTCAAAGAAGTATACAACCATCCTTTCTCTACCACTTTATTATGGGGCAAATTGTATTACTTTGCCCATGCCGGATACCAAAGGTTGCAACTATGTATAGAATCCTGGTCAGAACGATTGCTGAGAGCTAAAAACTACAGAGAGTTTCCTCCAATCTGAAGACTCCATGTTCGACAGCAGTACCAACAGCAAAGGCACCAACAGTGCAGCGATGCCCACACGCATGCACCAATGGCCATGAGATACCCTTCCCAACACTGACTTACAATATTTGTCTGCATCCTTGAACAGTGCATGGCGAGCAGCATCAGACCCACTAGTCAATGCTTCCTCATTCTATAGACAAAATTTAACAATCAAAAAGAGTATAAACGGGTTCATAATATATCTACATAACcaggcaaaaaaaaaactaccactTCAAAAGGAGGATATATCCATCACAGTATGCTGAGTCATTCATAAATACTCTTATCTACTATTCTTGCACAACTAGTACTACAATTTGTAAAACATTCGAAACAATGTCAATGCCGATGaccaccttataaaaaaaacaatgttgACGGTGACGACGAAAAAGAATAATAAGCGTACCTTGTTCCTAAAACTCTTGAGTGCTTCCCTCAAAGGGTCAAGAGGAGATAGTTTGACAGAATGCTCCTTCCATTCCtcagaaatttttttcaaaatagcaACACTTGCTTCTAGGTTGTCCTCATAAACCTCGTCCTATTTACAAGCAGGGTACAATAAGAAGACTAGATTAGTAAATCCCCAATTCCAAGTGGTGAAGCAATAAATAAGAAAGAAGAGACCATCATCCATAAAACTAAGAGTACAAGATATTAAATAGTGTGCTCACCCACTGCTTGAAACAATTAGCATTTTGGGTCAAGCACCAAATGAAAATATCAGTCGCTTCCTTGGATAACTCAGTAGTGCCTGTGACAAACAGATTCTATAAGcccatctttttttcttttatcagtGATTCTATAAGCCCATCTTTAAATTCAGTTTTCCTGAATTTACACCACAAAACTAATGAAAGGCAGTTCATTGAAGTTTGCATACTTTCCCCTGCCATTTTGACAGAAAAACTCGATATCTGCTGCGAAACTTGTTTCATTGCTTTGCTTCCAGGGGAGCCAGCAAGAGCCACCTCTTTTAGGGTGGGATATAAAACCTCAAACCTTTCAGTAGCCTGCATGAAACACAAACCAAAAGGGCATTAAGCAATTAATCTGCAATACAATTCAACATCAATACACAATGCCCAAAGAGTACCCACCTTGACTCTAGCTGAAGATGCAGGGAAGGTAACTCGCATGAGTATCTCCAATGCAGAAGGTGGCATCAACCTCTCCCCCTTCTTAACAGCACCATTTACTAGAATAGAGCGAGCTTTTTGGGCAGACAAAATTCTGCCACCAAAAACCATAATGAAAAATTCAAATCAATAACAGATCAGTAGATATAGATGCATTCACACATATTTCAGAACTATTCCAGCTTTCATACCTCTCCACCAGCTGCAAAACCAGATCCCTGGACTGTGTATTACAACTTTTTCCACTGACCAAAGGCAAGAGGTTGCATGCCCATGCATTCAATCCTACAGCCAGGTCTCCTTGACAGGACTACACAAAAGTTGTCAATTGACATGAGAAGTACAATTaagggaaaaaggaaagaactAACTGTAATCTTggttctcaaaaaatatttttagttacaTTCATGATACGCTATTATTTGCTCACCTGCGCTATCATCCATATGATAACTGGAAGCTTATCCTGCCCCTGATACTTAGAAGTTTCCCTCAAAGTCGGCAATAGATTAACTAATACATCAGGTTTCCTCTGCAAAACCATTGCAACAACTACGAACATCGCAACCTGTCATATAAATTTGATAACAAGCTGATTTAGcaaatataaatttgatgagACCTAGTGCAAGAATTGAAACACATGAAAATGAACTTTGTGATTGAAAGCAAGTATTTCAACCCTAACCAATCATCTCGTTCAGTTGGCCAAGTGGTTTAAATGATGACATGCTAACTCTATCTCACCAAAGTACCACAATATACTAGGCGAGAGATCAAATCACCAgttaagagagaaaaaacacAATCTCAACAGACATATTAGATAATGTTGTTAAATCACCAAGTGCCCCAAAGCTTAAGTTAATTGAAAGAGGTAAGTTGTAACAACCCAATGAAGACCCAAGCCACATTTAATCAAGTTTACAATTGGAGTCATTCTAAATCATTATGAAGGGATTGAACTTCTCCCtttcaagcaatgtgggatcccatttACCACCATCCTATACACAATCTGAGTTATTACAATTATATCAACCCACagaaggcccaagccacattgGGCCCatattctaaaaggactagtgaatgtttttaataagtaataattcTTTATCGATAAGCGTAAAAGGTGAAATTCAATTACACAAGGGATATAAAGGAGAGACACCTATCTAGAAGGTGAAAAGGATGCTTAAAATTCATGCAAGTTTAGTCCATTAAAGTCTATAGATATAGTCCAAAGGAAGAGCGTTGATAAAGAAGTTCCTCCCCCCACTCTCGATCCTAaagagtttattatttctcctagtCTAGATACACTAAATGAGGCAAATagaaatcagttttttttttttttataagtgaggCAAATAgaaatcatcttccatattgctgcaaTTTTTGGGCTGCCACCTAGTATTCTCCATAAAAAGGCTTAGGCCTGCTACCTTCATGGACGGGTAGCTACCCTTCCCGCCTGGGCAGGGTGGCAAGATTCCTCCCCGTCCCTGTCTCAGGCCCTTACCCATCCGTATCCATTCAAATGATctacaaaaaatacatacactacaaaaaaaaaataaaaatgatttatatagatTCAAATATACACACAGATATGCCACACAGattctcaaaaaatacaaaaataaccaaacaaatttGCAAAAATACATATCTTGGCGCCTCCAGCAATATTGCGGTGAGGTCAATACTTTTCTAACTTCTGAGATGCCATGGGTCTCATTGAACACAGATTTGATACTAAACGGTGCGATTGTGGGTCTAGATCTGATTTCTGAGACCCACGGCACAGAACACAGATCTGAGGCCCAAGGTTGCGCCGTGGATCTAAGTGAACTCAAACCTAAGATCACACGGTCcagccgtgggtctcaaatccACCATTTCCAAAGCTAGTGATGATGACCATgggaaaggaggaagaagaaaaaaaaataaagagaaaaaagatgaagaaagaagagaaaggaggaagaaatagaaagagtagaggaagagatgagagaggaagggaggaagagtggaagacgaagagaaaagagagggagaggaagagtccggaagatgaagagaaaaaagagaggaagagaaaagagaaaagagaaaagagagggagaggaagaggaagaggaagagtcCAGAAGAATCGAAGAGGAAGccaaaagagagaggaagaggaagaggaagagtcCGGAAGAAttgaagagaaagagaaatgagagaggaagagaaaagtgagagggagagaagagagggaagagagagaaaaaaagaaatcgaAAAATGGGGAGGGggtcttttttaaatttatatattattaataaaagagaTGTGGGCAGGAAGTCACCCGCCCGCCCGCAGGGCCCAGGTGGGCTATTTGCCCGTGATAGCGGGAAGCGGGCAAGGGTGCCGAGCAGGCCAGATATGGGTGCCAGCCCAGCACCCCTAAAAAAGCTCCTCAATACTTTTAGGCATGACCCAAACCAATCCAACCCGATTGAAGAAGTCATTCCAAAGTGTGCTTGCAACATCACAATATAGTTGGAGATGATCAACGGACTCCCCACTACTGTTACAAATGCAGCACCAGTTAATTACAACTACACGTCTCTTTCTTAATTATCTATTGTAGTGGCAGtcctagcaaaaaaaaaaactgcttggAGATATACAGTAGTGGGAACTTGCACAGGCTATAGATGACAAGAACTTGCACAGATCTAAAGACATGATCGCATAGTcatgttttctctattttctttatcGGTGATAAAGGGCATACTTTTTTTCCCCATGCAGGAAACTTTTGGGCAACCAGTATTAGATAGGATGTCTATTAGATGGCAAGAACTTGCACAGATCTAGAGACATGATCGCATATTcatgttttctcttttttctttatcctCTTCTCCATTCCGTATcggcttaaaaaaataatgtgttaTCTCCCAAGTTTATATAATAGACATCCTATTTAATACTGATTGCCCAAAAGATTCTTGCATGGGGAAAATAAAGTAAGCCCTTTAttgtccatatttttttttacaaggtaAACAATCTCTGTATAAACCCAATATtatatgcattttttaaaaccatTCTCTTTCATAAAGCCATGCCAAGTTTCTAGACATGCAATATTGGTCATGATTTATCCCAGCTCCTTCCAAACCCATCCTTGTGTTTGAGAATCTTGCTGCTAGAATTTGCTAGATGAAAGTGCTTCTTTCAATCATCCAATAAACCAAAGATTGAGGCCCCGTTTGGTTTCACAGAtgttctcaactcatctcatctcaacatccaaacatcattcaaacacaaacacttttcaattttttcatctaatcattatctaatcattaaaacttttcaaacaaaacacaaaaagcaattcaactttttcaaatctcaaaacaaaaataatattaaaaaattatattctaacaatattttaactttataatatttttattcaaacttttctctctcctttcccaaaaccccataaacaTCTTaaatcaaaccatttcactactattcacaaactatctcactactattcacaaatctctcatctcatctcatctgtgtaaccaaataaGACCTGAAAATATCCTTCTCCaaatcccaaaaccctaaataaacCAGCTGCCAGAAAATCCTGCAACCCTACTTCCATGTCCTAGCCCAATTTGAACCATAACAGCTCTACATTTTGCCCTATCCATTAGAACTACAAGAccacatttttctttattttacattttatcaaatatttgtttgtatCCAATGAAactttgtaaaaatttaagCACGATAATTTACCAAAAATTGCTACAAGCATCATAAACATGTAAGATACCACATAAGATTGAGACAATCTGCATCAATAAATTATGTTCTGGGCTTTTTTATAAATCATAGTTGTCACCATTGTAACTGagaattttctcttcttttttttttttgtattgaaaaGAACCAATATCTATTAGTATAATTAGTATCACTTTGGATTTTCTTCATATCATGAAAAGATAGTTTCACATTCAAACCTATAATCATTCATGAATTCTAATTCACAGTCAATAGTTAATGGGGAGGAGAGGAGACCAAAACTCCCTTAGtgagttggaaaaaaatttgttgTCCAATTGCTGATGGAGGTCTGGGTATTCATAGTCTATGTAGTTTTAATAAGGCGTTGttggggaagtggctatggagatatcatggggaagaggaagcatTGTGGAGGGGGGTGATTGATTgcaagtatggtagtgattggggaggatggtgtaccATGGAGAGCAGGGATTCGTATGAAGTGAgtctatggaagtttattaggaaaggttggggtcGCTTCCTGAAACAAGTtaacttctcggttggtgatggttcaaaaatcagattttggtctgatgtttggtgtggggatatTGAATTGTCTCGAGCATTTCCggttgttttcagattggcGACTAATAAGCAAGCTTCAGTTTCCGAGGTGATGGTATTTTCCAATGGAGTGGTGCTTTGGGATGTAGGCTTCTCCAGATCtgtccaggattgggaagtagaggaggttactgatttttttagacAGTTGTATTCAGTGGAGATAAGAAGACAGGGCAGGGACCAACTATGTTGGAGACAAACAGCCTCTAAAAAATTTACAGTTCGGTCATTTTATAAGGTGATACTAAATCAGCACCATATTGGCTTTCtttggaaaaggatttggaAGGCTCATGTTCCATCAAGggtggctttttttgtatggacagcagcaATAGGGATATTCAGACTatagataacttgaggaagcgcggaatgattgttgtggattggtgttttatgtgcaagaaagaagcgGAATCAGTGAACcatctactacttcattgtgaaatgGCTAAAGTGCTATGGGATGGTGTGTTTGGAAGGGTTGGGCTGTACTGGGTTATGCCAGAAGCAGTGGTCGATTTCTTAACATGCTTAACcaactttcaaatgcatactTGTTCCCAAATGGCAGCTGCATGGAAAATGATGcatttgtgtattatgtggtgtatttggttggagagaaatgagaggtgctttaatgatcgggaatgcaatagagatgcattttggaagttttttataagcactctaCTTAGCTGGTTCTCCGCTATTGTACTCAAGGGTGGGGCTGTAAACGAGTTCTTGTCTTTGTTTTTCTAAGTTTTagaatgtaactaggtgtttcttgtatatacttcctgtgtactcgggctttgCCTGTTACATTGTGCttaataaagttttaacttatcaaaaaaaaaatttctcctgattttttttttttttggtgacagAATCTGCAATTGGATAATGGAATCCACATGGCAAGAGACATGCCATCCTTCAAATTGTAAATGCATGCCAATAATCCAATTGGCTTTAGTCAAAGgtacaaacaaatatattacaatTCCTTAGATACTTTCCCAATGAAGTCATCACACACTGTTACGAGACAAACCAAGCCTCTTACTTTTTTCCAGTTGATGGACTGCACAATTTTGACATGCTTAAATGATAACATTAACATAacgactttttttttataagtcattaACATAAcgacttaaaatcattttttgccTTCCTTCTTGATTCCTAGCTTATttgtcaaataaaaatataaaaaacttctACAATTAAATTGCTATTATCCTACTTTTCAAGGATTTCACACATTATGAAGCATCTATCTTGTCATATCTACGGAAAAGCTTCAccacataaaatatttacacaaagTGCATCCATTGTAGACGCAAGTCCAACCTAAATAAAGGGTTTGTATGGTTTCTACAATGCAAGAAACAACACCATATGAAGAATGAAACTATGGCATATGTATCACTAAACTAAATGAGCTTATAAACAGCAATGCCAACCAAAAGGGAAGGTAAGCATAAGACAGAAGGGAAGgaaaagataattaaaagaaaaaagctcGACAGCAAGTTACCTGTGATTTAGATGATACTTGAGGCCCACCCCTTTTAGAGCCCTTGGCACCAGCTTGCTGGCTTACTAAATCAGCGAAAATGCTGTCTAAAGACCACAATACAAATGAACCAAGTGCCTCAAGCGACAGTTCGTTGATCCAGTCAATTGAGGTCTTGTAAACAGTTTTGGAGATGTGCGAAATAGGAATCTGTTGAAAGCATTCTTTCTGATTAGGTCCACTTATATCACAATAATGAATTCTGATAAATCTACAAATGCATAATTATGAATaccttttttattattgagattatGTTACGGAGATGTGAACAATTGGATAGTatgatgagttaaaaaaaaaaaggaaaaaagaacaaacaagACGGTTTTGCACATGAACAAACAAATTCACTCAAGAAAAGGCAATGATATTAGAGACTAGGGTAAGGTATGTtggtatacatatatatttcttacgATGATTGTCAAAATCTTAATCCAATAATTTCCTCTGCAACAGTTATTTACTTGCCTTAACTGTTAGTTTATTTGTGACAAGGATGTGAGTtgtcaatttatattttttgaaatgggTCTTCTTTTTTATGCTAATGTAACTTCATTAACTTTTGCCAATGACATATCAACCAGCCATTAAGAATTAGCTGAAAgggatttattaaaaaaaatatatattaagtatgaCAATTTCTTTTAGAAGTAAATATAACTATGACACGCACGTTACAGAAGAGAAACAATGGTTTATTATTATGAGTTGTGCTATATATTACACTCACATTCTATATCCATCCCACTTTACAGATGTGACACTGCCTATCAACCCTTGgattaactcttttttttctctcaaaaaaatgAAGGGTTGATGGAAAATGCCACATTGACATGGTGGGATGGGGCGTACTACATAgcattttcttttggttttgggtAGAAGAAGAAACCTAAGCTCCAAAATGAGCAGGATGAGagcaaaagaatttaaaatttagtatGCTGCAATACAACATAAAAGGAGCTTTGAAACAGTATTAAAAAAACTCATCCATTTACTTTGTCTActtcttaatggaaacaaatCAAAAGTGTCTTTCCATTGAAGCACTACTTGCAGCTACCTATCTTTGACCTTACAACATTAGCTTATTTGCCATCGCATCTTTGGACATGTGGATAAATATCTTTACTgaatcagatttataaaaatgataaattattttccaaagaaAGGCGCAACATAATCCAGAGGAGCCTCTAAACGAATGCATGCAAAATATACAGGAGAAGATCCTGACCAAGGAGAAAACAACCAGCCCCTCAATTTCATGCTATC includes these proteins:
- the LOC108980590 gene encoding uncharacterized protein LOC108980590 isoform X2 — encoded protein: MEEKHVAFDSSSKDDNEAPINSDHGWQKVTYAKRLRKTKPSDSVTNHNKTIPNGALGGADNVFRSLEQQSEDRRRRILEAQRAAAIEDAPVRSKHRTHDEDAEDSEAEGVLEDGKVDDAKKVKPKKPKKPKVTVAEAATKIDADHLSAFIADISIPISHISKTVYKTSIDWINELSLEALGSFVLWSLDSIFADLVSQQAGAKGSKRGGPQVSSKSQVAMFVVVAMVLQRKPDVLVNLLPTLRETSKYQGQDKLPVIIWMIAQSCQGDLAVGLNAWACNLLPLVSGKSCNTQSRDLVLQLVERILSAQKARSILVNGAVKKGERLMPPSALEILMRVTFPASSARVKATERFEVLYPTLKEVALAGSPGSKAMKQVSQQISSFSVKMAGESTTELSKEATDIFIWCLTQNANCFKQWDEVYEDNLEASVAILKKISEEWKEHSVKLSPLDPLREALKSFRNKNEEALTSGSDAARHALFKDADKYCKSVLGRVSHGHWCMRVGIAALLVPLLLVLLSNMESSDWRKLSVVFSSQQSF
- the LOC108980590 gene encoding uncharacterized protein LOC108980590 isoform X1; translated protein: MEEKHVAFDSSSKDDNEAPINSDHGWQKVTYAKRLRKTKPSDSVTNHNKTIPNGALGGADNVFRSLEQQSEDRRRRILEAQRAAAIEDAPVRSKHRTHDEDAEDSEAEGVLEDGKVDDAKKVKPKKPKKPKVTVAEAATKIDADHLSAFIADISASFESRQDIQLMRFADYFGRAFSAVSASQFPWVKMLRESTVAKFADIPISHISKTVYKTSIDWINELSLEALGSFVLWSLDSIFADLVSQQAGAKGSKRGGPQVSSKSQVAMFVVVAMVLQRKPDVLVNLLPTLRETSKYQGQDKLPVIIWMIAQSCQGDLAVGLNAWACNLLPLVSGKSCNTQSRDLVLQLVERILSAQKARSILVNGAVKKGERLMPPSALEILMRVTFPASSARVKATERFEVLYPTLKEVALAGSPGSKAMKQVSQQISSFSVKMAGESTTELSKEATDIFIWCLTQNANCFKQWDEVYEDNLEASVAILKKISEEWKEHSVKLSPLDPLREALKSFRNKNEEALTSGSDAARHALFKDADKYCKSVLGRVSHGHWCMRVGIAALLVPLLLVLLSNMESSDWRKLSVVFSSQQSF